One part of the Roseomonas gilardii genome encodes these proteins:
- a CDS encoding amino acid ABC transporter permease: MSQSSTDPRYMKAPPKKAFRLSWRDERVRSIVWQVLIVGVVVAIVWWLASNTARNLEVRRIATGFGFLWREAGLPIGEHLIEYSPTSTYFRALTVGVLNTLKVAVVGVILATVFGTLVGIARLSKNWLLGKIAAVYVEAVRDVPLLLQLLFWYTIMQGLPAPRQSMNPVTGVFLSNRGLKLPWVEWTDAHNWALLGLVAGVAGTWAYARSARAKQMQDGQPRRVWPVGLGLIVGLPILIWAMLGAPFTPDIPALRGFNFQGGITVSPEYFALLLGLVMYTSAFIAEIVRAGITSVPLGQWEAAQALGLRPGMMLRRIILPQALRVIIPPMTSQYLNLTKNSSLAVAIGYQDIVSIANTTLNQTGQAIEGIAIIMLVYLTISLSISLFMNWYNTRIALVER, encoded by the coding sequence ATGTCGCAGAGCTCGACAGACCCGCGCTATATGAAGGCGCCCCCGAAGAAAGCCTTTCGCCTGAGCTGGCGGGACGAGCGGGTGCGCTCCATCGTCTGGCAGGTGCTGATCGTGGGGGTGGTGGTGGCCATCGTCTGGTGGCTGGCCAGCAACACCGCACGCAACCTGGAGGTGCGGCGCATCGCCACGGGCTTCGGCTTCCTCTGGCGCGAGGCCGGGCTGCCGATCGGCGAGCACCTGATCGAGTATTCGCCCACCAGCACCTATTTCCGTGCCCTGACGGTGGGCGTGCTGAACACGCTGAAGGTGGCGGTGGTGGGCGTGATCCTGGCCACGGTCTTCGGCACGCTGGTCGGCATCGCGCGGCTGTCGAAGAACTGGCTGCTGGGCAAGATCGCGGCGGTCTATGTCGAGGCGGTGCGCGACGTGCCGCTGCTGCTGCAACTGCTGTTCTGGTACACGATCATGCAGGGCCTCCCCGCCCCGCGGCAGTCGATGAACCCGGTGACGGGCGTGTTCCTGAGCAACCGCGGGCTGAAGCTGCCCTGGGTCGAGTGGACGGACGCGCATAACTGGGCGCTGCTGGGCCTCGTGGCCGGGGTGGCGGGCACCTGGGCCTATGCGCGTTCCGCGCGGGCGAAGCAGATGCAGGACGGGCAGCCGCGCCGGGTCTGGCCGGTCGGGCTGGGGCTGATCGTGGGCCTGCCGATCCTGATCTGGGCGATGCTGGGCGCGCCCTTCACGCCCGACATCCCGGCGCTGCGGGGCTTCAACTTCCAGGGCGGCATCACGGTGAGCCCGGAGTATTTCGCGCTGCTGCTGGGCCTCGTGATGTACACCTCGGCCTTCATCGCCGAGATCGTGCGCGCCGGCATCACCTCCGTGCCGCTGGGGCAGTGGGAGGCGGCGCAGGCGCTGGGACTGCGGCCGGGGATGATGCTGCGGCGGATCATCCTGCCGCAGGCGCTGCGGGTGATCATCCCGCCGATGACCAGCCAATACCTGAACCTGACGAAGAACTCCTCGCTGGCGGTCGCCATCGGCTACCAGGACATCGTGTCCATCGCCAACACGACGCTGAACCAGACGGGGCAGGCGATCGAGGGCATCGCCATCATCATGCTGGTCTATCTGACCATCAGCCTGAGCATCAGCCTGTTCATGAACTGGTACAACACGCGCATCGCGCTGGTGGAACGCTGA
- a CDS encoding amino acid ABC transporter substrate-binding protein: MLGSLGALALGAVAAPAAAQQTPTAPAGATLGAIKSRGSLVCGVNTGLAGFAQPDSQGVWRGFDVDYCKAVAAAIFSDASKVRYVPTTAQNRFTALQSGEVDMLARNTTWTLSRDTSLGFDFAATTFYDGQGFMVKTSLGVKSAKELDGATICVQPGTTTEQNLTDWARAGNIKFTPVVIERLEELVSAFVAGRCDAYTTDASGLAATRSTQPKPDDYVILPELISKEPLAPAVRQGDPGFADLVRWTHFALVTAEELGIDSKNVDSMANSPNPDIQRFVGKNGDLGKMLGVSNDWAVQVIKAVGNYSEVFDRNLKAIGLPRGENALWNKDGLQYAPPMR; the protein is encoded by the coding sequence ATGCTCGGATCCCTCGGCGCCCTGGCGCTCGGGGCGGTCGCGGCACCGGCTGCGGCACAGCAGACACCCACGGCTCCGGCCGGGGCGACGCTGGGTGCGATCAAGTCCCGCGGCAGCCTCGTCTGCGGGGTGAACACCGGGCTGGCGGGCTTTGCCCAGCCGGACAGCCAGGGCGTGTGGCGCGGCTTCGACGTGGACTACTGCAAGGCGGTGGCGGCGGCGATCTTCAGCGATGCCAGCAAGGTGCGCTACGTGCCGACCACGGCGCAGAACCGCTTCACCGCGCTGCAGTCGGGCGAGGTGGACATGCTGGCGCGCAACACCACCTGGACGCTGTCGCGCGACACCAGCCTGGGCTTCGATTTCGCCGCCACGACCTTCTATGACGGCCAGGGCTTCATGGTGAAGACGTCGCTCGGCGTGAAGAGCGCCAAGGAGCTGGACGGGGCCACGATCTGCGTGCAGCCGGGCACCACGACGGAACAGAACCTGACCGACTGGGCGCGGGCCGGCAACATCAAGTTCACCCCGGTGGTGATCGAGCGGCTGGAGGAGCTGGTGAGCGCCTTCGTGGCCGGGCGCTGCGACGCCTATACGACGGATGCCTCGGGGCTGGCGGCGACGCGTTCCACCCAGCCGAAGCCGGACGACTACGTGATCCTGCCGGAACTGATCAGCAAGGAGCCGCTGGCGCCGGCGGTGCGGCAGGGCGACCCGGGCTTCGCCGACCTCGTCCGCTGGACGCATTTCGCGCTGGTGACGGCGGAGGAGCTGGGGATCGATTCCAAGAACGTGGATTCGATGGCGAACAGCCCGAACCCGGACATCCAGCGCTTCGTCGGCAAGAACGGCGACCTGGGCAAGATGCTGGGCGTGTCGAACGACTGGGCGGTGCAGGTCATCAAGGCCGTGGGCAATTATAGCGAGGTGTTCGACCGCAACCTGAAGGCGATCGGCCTGCCGCGCGGCGAGAACGCGCTGTGGAACAAGGACGGGCTGCAATACGCGCCGCCGATGCGCTGA
- a CDS encoding amino acid ABC transporter permease → MSDITLNTAAAGSPEAAPRQPPATVVGPVAWLRANLFSSWWSTAVTLAMIYLLVRWAIGFVDWAFINAVWSVPDNQTQACRAVQGTGACWAVVTEKYRFILFATYPYDEQWRPALVCLLFIGLYIVSAMRRFWRWELAVVWVATLAVIALLMWGGVFGLTYVPQERWGGLPITLILSTFGIAVAFPLSILVALGRRSSMPAIRLLCIVYVELIRGVPLISLLFMASVMFPLFLPEGMNIDKLLRAQIAIILFAAAYLAEVVRGGLQALSKGQYEAADALGLSYWKKTGLIVLPQALRLVIPPLVNTFIGFFKDTSLVLIIGIFDLLTAAKTAIVEPAWQGFGIEVYVVVALIYFCFCFAMSRYSQNLEAELNRHRRR, encoded by the coding sequence ATGAGCGACATCACCCTCAACACCGCCGCCGCCGGATCACCCGAGGCGGCGCCGCGCCAGCCCCCCGCCACGGTGGTGGGGCCGGTGGCCTGGCTGCGGGCGAACCTGTTCTCCTCCTGGTGGTCCACGGCGGTCACGCTGGCGATGATCTATCTGCTGGTGCGCTGGGCGATCGGCTTCGTGGACTGGGCCTTCATCAACGCCGTCTGGTCCGTGCCGGACAACCAGACCCAGGCCTGCCGCGCGGTGCAGGGGACGGGCGCCTGCTGGGCGGTGGTCACGGAGAAGTACCGCTTCATCCTCTTCGCCACCTATCCCTATGACGAGCAGTGGCGGCCGGCGCTGGTCTGCCTGCTGTTCATCGGGCTCTACATCGTCTCCGCCATGCGGCGCTTCTGGCGGTGGGAGTTGGCGGTGGTGTGGGTGGCGACGCTGGCCGTCATCGCGCTGCTGATGTGGGGGGGCGTGTTCGGCCTCACCTATGTGCCGCAGGAGCGCTGGGGCGGGCTGCCGATCACGCTGATCCTGAGCACCTTCGGCATCGCGGTGGCCTTTCCGCTGTCGATCCTGGTGGCGCTGGGGCGGCGCTCCTCGATGCCGGCGATCCGGCTGCTCTGCATCGTCTATGTCGAGCTGATCCGTGGCGTGCCGCTGATCTCGCTGCTCTTCATGGCGAGCGTGATGTTCCCGCTGTTCCTCCCGGAAGGGATGAACATCGACAAGCTGCTGCGCGCCCAGATCGCCATCATCCTGTTCGCCGCCGCCTATCTGGCGGAGGTGGTGCGCGGCGGGCTGCAGGCACTGAGCAAGGGGCAGTACGAGGCGGCGGACGCGCTGGGCCTGAGCTACTGGAAGAAGACCGGGCTGATCGTGCTGCCGCAGGCGCTGCGGCTGGTGATCCCGCCGCTGGTGAACACCTTCATCGGCTTCTTCAAGGACACCTCGCTGGTGCTGATCATCGGCATCTTCGATCTGCTGACCGCCGCCAAGACGGCCATCGTGGAGCCCGCCTGGCAGGGCTTCGGCATCGAGGTCTATGTCGTGGTGGCGCTGATCTACTTCTGCTTCTGCTTCGCCATGTCCCGCTACAGCCAGAACCTCGAGGCCGAGCTCAACCGGCACCGCCGGCGCTGA
- a CDS encoding potassium transporter Kup, whose translation MPDIVTPTTSSSESRPLSVGLVVGVLGVVFGDIGTSPLYALRAALVHFASDGLERWEILGVLSLIVWSVIIVVTVKYVLIVLRADNRGEGGILALMALAQRAVGTERGRRMVALIGIAGACLFFGDGIITPAISVLSAVEGLKVISPTFGDIVVPVSLVVLIGLFLVQYRGTHAMGRIFGPVMVLWFGLIGLLGLIEILREPGVLEALSPHHAITFCVRYRLAAFIALGSVVLAVTGAEALYADMGHFGKRPIRIGWLGFVLPSLILNYLGQGALVLSNPDALENPFFLLGPDWLRLPLVVLATLATIIASQAMISGAFSIARQCVQLGLLPRLTVKHTSETEEGQIYVPQVNFSLLAGVVVLVVTFRNSDSLAAAYGIAVTGTFVATSCLAAIVFHRRFQWSWWLVTLVFLPLLLLDLAFFISNVLKIPDGGWVPLLLGAVLYTQMLTWRRGRDLLFRRFQQDSLPLKSFLARLPQSRTIRVPGIAIFMTGQADYVPNALLHNLKHNKVLHERIVFVTVLNEDVPQVRDRGSAEELGPGIYRVLLRYGFLESPNIPRDLEMMHETMGVPFEPMQASYFLGRETVVAASVPKMPGWQQWLFTLMSRNSLPATEFFRIPSDRVVELGARVAI comes from the coding sequence ATTCCGGACATCGTGACACCGACCACGTCCAGCAGTGAATCCCGCCCCCTGAGCGTCGGCCTTGTGGTGGGGGTTCTCGGCGTCGTCTTCGGCGATATCGGCACCAGCCCGCTCTATGCGCTCCGGGCCGCGCTCGTGCACTTCGCCTCCGATGGGTTGGAACGCTGGGAGATCCTGGGGGTCCTCAGCCTGATCGTCTGGTCGGTCATCATCGTCGTGACGGTGAAATACGTGCTGATCGTGCTGCGGGCGGACAACCGGGGCGAGGGCGGCATCCTGGCGCTGATGGCCCTGGCGCAGCGCGCGGTGGGGACGGAGCGGGGGCGCCGCATGGTGGCGCTGATCGGCATCGCCGGGGCCTGCCTGTTCTTCGGCGACGGGATCATCACCCCGGCGATCTCCGTGCTCTCGGCGGTGGAGGGCCTGAAGGTGATCTCGCCCACCTTCGGGGATATCGTGGTGCCGGTGTCGCTGGTGGTGCTGATCGGGCTGTTCCTGGTGCAATATCGCGGCACGCATGCGATGGGGCGGATCTTCGGCCCGGTGATGGTGCTCTGGTTCGGGCTGATCGGCCTGCTGGGGCTGATCGAGATCCTGCGCGAGCCGGGGGTGCTGGAGGCGCTGTCGCCGCATCATGCGATCACCTTCTGCGTGCGCTACCGCCTGGCGGCCTTCATCGCGCTGGGCTCGGTGGTGCTGGCGGTGACGGGGGCGGAGGCGCTCTATGCCGATATGGGGCATTTCGGGAAGCGGCCGATCCGGATCGGCTGGCTGGGCTTCGTGCTGCCTTCGCTGATCCTGAACTACCTGGGACAGGGCGCGCTGGTACTGAGCAACCCGGATGCGCTGGAGAACCCGTTCTTCCTGCTGGGACCGGACTGGCTGCGGCTGCCGCTGGTGGTGCTGGCGACGCTGGCCACGATCATCGCCAGCCAGGCGATGATCTCAGGCGCCTTTTCCATCGCGCGGCAATGCGTGCAACTGGGGCTGCTGCCGCGCCTGACGGTGAAGCATACCAGCGAGACGGAGGAGGGGCAGATCTACGTGCCCCAGGTGAACTTCTCGCTGCTGGCCGGAGTGGTGGTGCTGGTGGTGACCTTCCGCAATTCGGACAGCTTGGCGGCCGCCTATGGCATCGCGGTGACGGGGACCTTCGTGGCGACCTCCTGCCTCGCCGCCATCGTCTTCCACCGCCGCTTCCAGTGGTCCTGGTGGCTGGTGACGCTGGTCTTCCTGCCGCTGCTGCTGCTGGATCTCGCCTTCTTCATCTCCAACGTGCTGAAGATCCCCGATGGCGGCTGGGTGCCGCTGCTGCTGGGGGCGGTGCTCTATACGCAGATGCTGACCTGGCGGCGTGGGCGGGACCTGCTGTTCCGGCGCTTCCAGCAGGACAGCCTGCCGCTGAAGTCCTTCCTCGCCCGGCTGCCGCAGTCGCGCACCATCCGGGTGCCGGGGATCGCGATCTTCATGACCGGGCAGGCGGACTACGTGCCCAATGCCCTGCTGCACAACCTGAAGCACAACAAGGTGCTGCACGAGCGGATCGTGTTTGTGACGGTGCTGAACGAGGATGTGCCGCAGGTGCGGGACCGGGGCTCGGCGGAGGAGCTGGGGCCGGGGATCTACCGCGTGCTGCTGCGCTACGGCTTCCTGGAGAGCCCGAACATCCCGCGCGACCTGGAGATGATGCACGAGACGATGGGCGTGCCCTTCGAGCCGATGCAGGCCTCCTATTTCCTGGGCCGCGAGACGGTGGTGGCGGCCTCCGTGCCGAAGATGCCGGGCTGGCAGCAATGGCTGTTCACGCTGATGAGCCGCAACTCGCTGCCCGCCACGGAGTT
- a CDS encoding amino acid ABC transporter ATP-binding protein, whose amino-acid sequence MSDTLSPEPHVASAVQAGAPPAILLENVNKWYGTMHVLRDVNLQVAAGERVVVCGPSGSGKSTMIRCINRLEQHQQGRIVVDGVELTDDIRALDAIRREVGMVFQSFNLFPHLTILQNCTLAPIWVRKVPKAQAEEEAMEYLRKVKIPDQANKYPGQLSGGQQQRVAIARALCMKPKIMLFDEPTSALDPEMIKEVLDTMVSLAESGMTMICVTHEMGFARTVADRVVFMDRGEVVESGTPEEMFNNPRTDRLRAFLSQILRGH is encoded by the coding sequence ATGAGCGACACGCTGAGCCCGGAACCGCATGTCGCCTCCGCCGTGCAGGCGGGGGCGCCGCCGGCGATCCTGCTGGAGAACGTGAACAAGTGGTACGGCACGATGCACGTGCTGCGGGACGTGAACCTGCAGGTCGCGGCGGGGGAGCGGGTGGTGGTGTGCGGGCCCTCGGGCTCGGGCAAGTCCACCATGATCCGCTGCATCAACCGGCTGGAGCAGCACCAGCAGGGCCGCATCGTGGTGGACGGGGTGGAGCTGACGGATGACATCCGCGCGCTGGACGCCATCCGGCGCGAGGTCGGGATGGTGTTCCAGAGCTTCAATCTCTTCCCGCACCTGACGATCCTGCAGAACTGCACCCTGGCGCCGATCTGGGTGCGCAAGGTGCCGAAGGCGCAGGCCGAGGAAGAGGCGATGGAGTACCTGCGCAAGGTCAAGATCCCCGACCAGGCGAACAAGTATCCCGGGCAGCTTTCCGGCGGGCAGCAGCAGCGCGTGGCGATCGCCCGGGCGCTGTGCATGAAGCCCAAGATCATGCTGTTCGACGAGCCGACCTCGGCGCTCGATCCGGAGATGATCAAGGAGGTGCTGGACACCATGGTCAGCCTGGCGGAAAGCGGCATGACCATGATCTGCGTGACGCATGAGATGGGCTTCGCCCGCACCGTGGCCGACCGGGTGGTGTTCATGGACCGGGGCGAGGTGGTCGAATCCGGCACGCCGGAGGAGATGTTCAACAACCCCCGCACCGACCGCCTGCGCGCCTTCCTGTCGCAGATCCTGCGCGGGCACTGA